CATCAGGTAGAGATATTTGTTCTTTTCTTCTTCCACCGCTTCTTTCAGTTTTTCCAGTTCGGTTTCCTCGGCAATCTGTTCATTGAGGAGATTTGTACCCGCTGCACTTTCGTCGGTGCTGAATTCAGAAGTATTGAGGTCATTGTTATTTTGTTCTGTCATTTCGTTCGTCTTTTGTTCTTTTATGCGAAAAATTGTCGGCAAAGGTAAGCTGGACAAGAATATTGCCAATGGGCAAGATGGGACAAATTGTCTTGATAAATAGCCAAAAGCAGTTTTAAAACATACAATTCCGTGAATTTTCAATCTGTTTGGATAAGAAAAGATATAACAGATACCTTTGGCAGCTATGACAAAAGTTATTTTAAACAGGAAGATTTCGCCACGTGTTTTAAACGGTCATCCATGGGTTTTTGCCAACGAGGTAAACATGGTGAAAGGTGAAGCTGCAGGTGGCGATATTGTTGATGTGCATATGCATGATGATAAATTTCTGGGCAGAGGTTATTACAATCCTAAATCACAGATCCTTGTCCGCATACTTACAAGAAATAAAGCAGAAGAGATCAACGAAGCATTTTTTCTCAGAAAACTGAGTGAAGCATGGAAACAGCGGCAGCAATTGGGTTATACAGAGAATTGCCGTTTGGTCTTTGGCGAAGCTGATGGTTTATCGCAGCTGATCATTGATAAGTTCAACGATTATTTTGTGATTCAAACGCTGGCATTAGGCATTGACCGCTGGAAAAATGCGATTGTAAAAGCCATCCATGAAATCTTTCAGCCAAAAGGGATTTATGAACGTAACGATGTGCCTATCCGTGAACTGGAAGGTATGGAACAGAAAAAAGGATTTCTGAGTGAGCCTTTTGATACCAATATTATCATTAATGAAAATGGATTGAAGTTTTACGTAGATATTGCTAATGGACAAAAGACAGGTTATTTTCTTGATCAGCAGGATAACCGCCGGGCCATTCAGCATATTGTAAAAGATGCAGATGTATTAGGGGCATTTACTTATACCGGAACCTTTGAAATACATGCTGCACATTATGGTGCAAAAAGTGTTCACGGACTTGATATTTCTGAAAGTGCAATAGCCATGTGCAATAAAAATGCTGAGCTGAACGGAGTTGTTGATAAATGCACATTTGAATGTGTAAATGCATTTGATGTATTGAAAATTGGGTTAAAGAAGGAAGGCAATATGATGTGGTAATGCTCGATCCACCTTCTTTCACTAAATCAAGAGCAAATATTCAGAAAGCGATTGCCGGATATAAAGAAATCAATCTACGTGGAATGAAACTGGTAAAGCCGGGGGGATTTTTAGTTACCTCATCCTGTACCAACTTAGTACAGCCCGACATGTATCTGCAAACCATTCAAATGGCAGCCAATGATGCAAAAAGACAACTGAGACAGGTTACTTTTCAAACCCAGAGTTCTGATCACCCGATTATCTGGGGCTGGGAGAATACACACTATTTGAAGTTTTTGATTGTTCAGGTATTTTGAGAAGGATGTATGAAGTAAGAAGTATGAGGCAGGATGCAGTTCGCATTTGCAAAACTGATAATCACAGCAAAAAATCGTTTTATAGCGACTGATCAAATAAATAAAAAGAAGGGATTATTTTACTACCTGAAATTTTCCGCTTTCAACAACCTTACCGGTACGGTCGGTTAACTGGAAGATATAAACACCACGGAAAAAATCATTGAGATTTACTACAGTACGGGGAGAGAGGTTGTTGTTCTCTAAAACTTTCTTACCGATAAAGTTGAACACTTTTAACGAATAGTTAGAAAGATTACTGTTATCCTTAAACTCAAAATTGATGAAAGATGAAGCGGGGTTGGGAAAGAAACGAACCTGTTTAATAAGTCCTTCAGAATTATCTACAGATGGCCTGTTAGTCTGTGCAGATGCTGCAGTAGCTATTAAAAGGATACAGGATAATATGGTAAAAATTGCTTCAACGAAACAAATCTAATTTTATTACCTGCAAATTACAAGCTTTTTTTTCACAATTGTTTAAAATCTACGGACTGTACTTGAAATGGCCACCAGTAAATTTACTGGTAATTTTTCTCAGCTCAGATCAGCCAAACACTGATTAATTGCTTCAAAGTTGGGCAGGTCACCAGCTTTTTCGAGTACTTCTGCATACTGCACAACACCCTCTTTGTCAATAATAAATGCACTTCTTTTCGATACCCCTTTCATTTCCAGCTTCCATTCCTGGTAAATTGTATCGTAGGCTGTTGAGGTTTCCTTATTAAAATCGCTCAGCAGGGGAAAGTTATAACCCTGCTCTTCTTTATACTTTGCCAGTGTAAAGACCGAATCAACAGAAATGCCCAAAACCTCTGCATTGGCATTACTGTAACGGGCAATATCATCTCTTACAGCGCAAAGTTCCTTTGTACAAGTACTTGTAAATGCCTGCGGAAAGAAAAGCAAAAGCACATTTTTTCCTTTTAACTCACTGAGTGTTACTTTGTTTTTATCTGTTCCAAATAGTGAGAAATCCGGAGCCAGCTGTCCAACCTGAATACTCATACTTATAATGATTTTTCATTTACCTGATTAAGAACAAAGCAATCACCAAAAAGTTAAACTAAAAATTATTTTTCGCTTAATGCAGGAGAACTTATTAAACCGGTACAATGTTTTGACTTTTATTGTTCTTGATCTTTTCAGGAACAGCTGCAATAATTTCGTGTTTCAATGCTTCTTTAATCTCTTCTTCATAAAATCCCTGTGTACAACCATACTCACTTCTCTTGATGGTGCCGGGCTTTTAAAATGGCGGATAAGTTTCTTTTGCTCGGCAGTCATATCCAGTGTAGAGAGTTCGGGCAGTATTGTTATGCCGTCATTTAATTCAACCATCCGTCTAAGTGTTTCTATGCTTCCTGCTTCATATTCAAACTGGGTAATTGATTCACTGGCTTTCTTCAGTTCACAGAGATTCACAATCTGAGACCGAAAACAATGCCCTTCTTCCAGCAACCATAATTTTTCAGGTTCAATATCCTTTGCCAGCACATAACTCTTTTTAAATGCAGCGTTCTTGGGTGAAACATATACCAGCAATTCCTCATAAAACAGGATGTCTTCTTTTATTCCGTTTTCCTGAAGCGGGGTTACTAACAACCCGGCATCAATCCTGCCTTCACGCAACCGCTTAATGATGTATTCTGTCATCATTTCATGTACAATCAGCTTAACAGAAGGATATTTTTGGTTGAAACTTTTAGCAAACAGCGGCAATAAATAAGGAGCCAGTGTTGGAATGATTCCAATCCTGAGTTCACCGGTTAATGTACCTTTTTTGCTTTGTGCCAATTCATGAATGGCATTTCTTTCCTGCAAAATTTTGCGTGCCTGTTCTATTATTTCAATCCCTGCATCAGTTGGAATGACGGGCTGCTTCTTTCTGTCAAACAGTTTCACCCCTAATTCTTCTTCCAGCTTCTGGATCTGCATACTGAGGGTTGGCTGGGTTACAAAGCATGTTCCGGCTGCTGTTGCAAAATGGCGGTGCGTATCTACTGCCACCAGGTATTCGAGTTGCGTTAAAGTCATAGTTGAAATCTATCAATGTATAAAATTAATTGATTTAGTGATTGAACCTGCCACTACATTTCTTTAAAAAGAGAACGGGCTTCAATTTGAAGCCCGTTCTCTTTTTACTCTACTATCTTTCTTTTATTTTTTTCTCAGTTCTAAGGTTGTGAGTTTGCCATTAATGGTTTGGGTTGCTTTTACCCATGTCCAGGTGTTATCAACTATTTTCCACAAACCATTTAACCGCTGAAGAGTAATAGTTGAAGATGCGGAAAAATTAGAAGAAATCGTCATTGCATAACCATCGCCCTGCCAAGTTCCGTTTGATTCAACGGATCCTCCGTTAATTGCATCAACTGTTCTGTTTGTTTTGAATTGAAATTCGTAAGGGTCGAAATCGGGTTTGTAATCAGTTCCATCAGTATAAACTGTTACGGTCCACTTACCATCCGTCATTGCAGTAACAATCAATTCTTCTGCAACCTGTTCTTTTGTTTTCTGGATGGCCTTCTTACAGCCCGCAAGAAATGCGAAGCATAGAAAAATGTATAGTACCTGTTTCATAGATTTTGAATTTTAACGAACGATAAAACTACAATTTGTTCCCGGATTGTTTGTACCAATCTGAACGTTCCCACCTGTCCATACAATTTACGAGAGCAGATTTCAAATCATTTCGCTGCTCTATTTAACGGTCAAAGATTGATTTATCTTATTTTTAGTGCATGCAAATTGCTGAAATCATCCATTTTCTGGAGACAATTGCTCCCCCATCCCTTCAGGAGAGTTACGATAATGCAGGACTAATTACCGGTTCAGCCAGTTGGGAATGTACGGGCATCATCGTTAGTTTGGACGCTACAGAAGAAGTGATCCTGGAAGCAAAGGCAAAGGGAGCAAACCTTGTGATAGCCCACCACCCCATTGTTTTCAGCGGATTAAAAAAAATTACCGGGAAAACTTATGTGGAAAGAGCAGTCATCAGTTCTATCAAACATGATATTGCTGTTTATGCTATCCATACAAACCTCGACAATGTAATAGAAGGAGTGAATGGTGAAATGGCGGAAAAACTTGGATTGGTCAACTGCAAAATCCTGAAGCCCAAAGGTTCAACACTAAAGAAACTCTACACTTTTGTTCCAATTGCCCAGGCAGAAGCAGTTCGTACAGCTATTTTTGAAGCAGGTGCCGGTAACATCGGTAATTACAGCGAATGCAGTTTCGCTGCTTCCGGGACAGGGACTTTTAAAGCTGGAAGTGATACTAATCCGTTTGTTGGAGAGCCCGGAAAGCGGCACGAAGAGGCGGAACTGAAGATAGAGGTCGTCTTCCCTGCCTGGCTTGAAAGCCAGATAATCAGTCCTCTTTTGAAAGCCCATCCTTATGAGGAAGTGGCTTATGATATTGTTTCGCTTGACAATCAGTTTCAATCAGTTGGATCTGGACTAATTGGTGAGCTGCCGAACCCAATTTCAGAAACTGAATTCCTGCAATTGCTTAAACTCAGGTTTGGGTTACAGGTCATCAGGCATACGCCTTTCCTGCAAAAACAGGTTCAAAAGTAGCGCTTTGCGGCGGGGCGGGAAGTTTTCTTACTAAAACAGCCATTGCTGCCGGGGCAGATGTTTACATAACAGGGGATGTAAAGTACCATGAGTTTTTTGATGCTGATGGCAGGTTGCTGCTGGCCGATATCGGTCATTGGGAAAGCGAGCAGTTTACAATTGATCTTTTGGCCGATCATTTGAGCAGGAAATTCCCTACCTTTGCCGTCCTAAAAACCGGTGTAAAGACCAACCCGGTTGAGTATTTCAGATGAGTTGTTTCAGCAGCAGATAATTGAATTGCAGCGTTTTTTGAAGAACAGAATTACAAAACGTATAAGAGTGCGACGCAACAACAGATGAAGAATGAGGGAAAGCCGGTCACCCCCCAAAGCGAAAGCCACGGAGGATTAAACATTAAAAATTTCAAATTAAATATGCCTAGTACAAAAGAGTATTCCGTTGAAGAAAAACTGAAGACACTTATTCGTGTGCAGAAAATTGAAAGCAAGCTGGATCAGATCCAGATTCTGAAAGGTGAATTACCGATGGAAGTAAAAGACCTGGAAGATGAGATTGAAGGATTGAATGCACGTAAGAACCGCATTGAAGAAGAGATCAATGGCATTCAGGAATTTATGGAAAGCCGCAAGCAGGCAATCAAAGATTCACAGGCACTCGTAAAAAAATATGAAACTCAAAGTGAGAATGTAAAAAACAACCGTGAATTTGAAGCCATTAACAAAGAGCTTGAAATGCAGGGATTGGAAATTAAACTCGCTGAGAAGCATATAAAAGATGCCAACGAAGAGTTGATTGAAAAAAGCGAAGTGCTGGAAAAAGCAAAGAAAGCAATTGCTGGAAAAGAAAAGAATTTAGATCATAAAAAAGGCGAACTGGATAAAATTGTTGCTGATACTGAAAAAGAAGAAAATCAGTTAAAAGCACAGGTAAACACAGCAAGAGAATCAGTGGAAGACCGCTTGCTTGCAAGTTTCGACCGTATCCGCAACAGTTACCGTAACGGATTAGCAGTTGTTCCAATTGAAAGGGAAAGCTGTGGTGGTTGTTTCAACACCATTCCTCCTCAGCGTCAGAGCGAAATTAAACAGCATAAAAAAATCATTGTGCTGAGAAAAACTGCGGTCGTATCCTGGTTGATACTGACCTGAATGATTCAATTGATTTTTAATCTGTTTCTGATATAAATGGAAAGGGCACTTTATGGTGCCCTTTTTTTATTGATTAATTTTTCACTGTCTTTTATCTTTATCCCTCATTTAAGTTAGTTTTGAAACTGCGTATGCTGCAAAAACTTTCCATACAGAATTTTGCCATTATTGATGAACTGGCTGTTGAATTTCAGCCGGAGTTAAATACTATTACCGGTGAAACAGGTGCCGGTAAATCGATTTTATTGGGAGCTCTTGGATTAGTATTGGGCAACAGGGCTGACAGTACTGTATTAATGAACAAAGAAAAAAAGTGTGTGGTTGAAGCTTTCTTTTCTGCGGGCAATTATTCAAAAGTAAAAGATTGGTTGCAGCAGCAGGAAATGGATGAAGAAAATGAATTGATCTTGCGCAGAGAAATTGCAGCAAGTGGAAAGTCAAGAGCATTTGTCAATGATACACCAGTTAATCTTACACAATTAAAAGAACTTACTTCTTTACTGGTAGATCTGCATCAGCAATTTGACACCCTTGAACTAAGGAAGAAAATTTTCAGCGTGAAGTGCTGGATGCATTAAGCGGATGCACAAAAGAAGTAAAACAATACCACAGCAGGTTTCTACAATTTTCCAAGCTGCAAAAAGAATTACAGCTGCTGAAAGAAGAACAGCTGCAGGCAAAAAAGGAACAGGACTACAAACAGTTTTTACTGGATGAGCTTGAACAGGCATCTTTCAAAGAAAATGAACTGGAACAGATTGACCAGGAATTAAACCTGCTGAATAATGCAGGAGCGATTTCCACTGTACTGAACGATGCAGTTCTGTTATTAAAAGAAAGTGATACTCCCCTTGTGCAACAACTGAAATCATTGCTACTGAAATTGCAGCAGTATAAAGATGTGCATAGTGATTTAACATCCGTTACTGAACGTCTGCAATCTGCTCAAATAGAATTAAATGATATTGCCAATGAACTTGATCACCTTCAAAATGCAATCTGTGTGGATGAAGCAAGAATAAAGGTGATTACAGAACGTTTAGAGATTGGTTATAAATTACAAAAGAAACATGGTGTTAACAGTACAAATGAACTTTTGAAAATTCAGCAACAGCTGGAAGAACAGGTGCTGGTTGTATTGAACATGGATCAAACAATTGCTGCCAAAGAAAAAGAAACGGCAGAGTTACAAAAGCAATTACAAACTGAAGCAACTGTTATTCATAAAAAAAGAAAAGAACAGGCTGAACCATTTGTGAAGAATGTAAACACCTTACTCAACAAAGTTGGTATGCCGAATGCAAAACTAAAAGTTGAATTGAAGGAAACAGCCTTGAATCCTTTTGGAAAAGATGAGATCAGCTTTTTGTTTGATGCAAACAAGAGCAATCGTTTTGAAGCCATCAGCAAAGTAGCCAGTGGTGGTGAATTGAGCAGATTAATGCTGTGCATTAAATCACTTGTTGCAGACAGTATTGAATTACCTACTATGCTGTTCGATGAAATTGATACAGGCATCAGCGGAGAAGCAGCAAGACAGGTAGGCATCTTATTAAAAGACTTGTCAACCAATCACCAGGTGATTACGATTACACATCTTCCGCAGATTGCGGCAAAAGCATCGGCACATTATTTTGTGTATAAAGAAGAAGAAAAGAATATTATACGCACAAAAATCCGCCTGCTAAATAAAGAAGAACAAATTGAAACTATTGCACGAATGCTGAGTGGCGAAAAATTGACAGCTTCCTCATTGGTTACGGCAAAAGAAATGGTGGCGGGATAAATTCAATCAGCTCATTATATACGTTGCCCGATAAATCGCAACACTGAAGCTTTCCCTTCATGAAACGCCCCCTCTGCAAGATTTACTTCTTTCTGTTCACAACTCAGGATATGTAAGGACCGGAAATCATCACATAAAGAAGGCGCATCA
This portion of the Chitinophagaceae bacterium genome encodes:
- a CDS encoding T9SS type A sorting domain-containing protein, whose product is MCFVEAIFTILSCILLIATAASAQTNRPSVDNSEGLIKQVRFFPNPASSFINFEFKDNSNLSNYSLKVFNFIGKKVLENNNLSPRTVVNLNDFFRGVYIFQLTDRTGKVVESGKFQVVK
- a CDS encoding redoxin domain-containing protein, with the protein product MSIQVGQLAPDFSLFGTDKNKVTLSELKGKNVLLLFFPQAFTSTCTKELCAVRDDIARYSNANAEVLGISVDSVFTLAKYKEEQGYNFPLLSDFNKETSTAYDTIYQEWKLEMKGVSKRSAFIIDKEGVVQYAEVLEKAGDLPNFEAINQCLADLS